The segment TTTATGCGACGGAACCGACCTGCGACCTACTGACCTATATGCTGCCTGATTCCGGTTACATTCAGGAAACAGAGGTCGAACGCCTTAACCGCCGCAATGTTCGGCGCGGCCGACCGGAAGTCACCCCGATCTATACCCGCGAAGATGCGGAAAAAACTCTCAAACGGTTGCAACCCGTCGACTATCATGAATGGCGTGAAGTTCTGCCGGGCTTACGGGCGCGCTACTGGGATGCCGGGCATCTTTTGGGATCCGCTTCGATAGAAATCGAAGTGGATGATGAGGCCCCGGACGGTGAGCCACGTACCCTGCGACTGCTGTTTTCTGGCGATATCGGCACGGGCGAGGCGGTGTTTAACGATGCGCCCGAAGGGCCGAAAAACATCGATTATCTGTTTGTTGAATCCACCTATGGTGATCGCAATCGCCCCGAAGTCAGCGATGCAGAGCGCCGCGAAATGCTGGCTGTGGAGGTTCGCCAAGCCATTCAGGCCGGCGGTAATCTTGTAATCCCGAGTTTCGCAGTGGCCCGTACACAGGAACTGCTTGTCGATCTGGCGACCCTGTTTAATCGTGGAAAACTTCCCAAGGCGGATGTTTTTGTCGATAGCCCGCTGGCCCAGCGCGCGACCGAGGTTTTTGCCAAACATCTCTCCCATGATGATGCACGTGCCCTGGCCCATCCCAATTTTCATATGGTGCCCGATGTTGAGGCAAGCATGCAGTTGGCACGGGTCAGAAGCGGCGCGATCATTTTATCGGCAAGTGGCATGTGCGATGCCGGGCGCATTCGCTATCATTTGAAAAACAACCTGTGGCGGCCGGAATGCACGGTGCTGATGGTCGGTTTTCAGGCTGCCGGGTCGTTGGGCCGTGTGCTGCAGGGCGGGGCAAAGCATGTCCGCATTCATGGTGATGAAGTCGATGTGCACGCCCGAATCAGGACGCTTGATATCTATTCCGGACACGCCGATCAGGACATGCTGCTGCGCTGGACAAAGGAAAGGATGCCGATATCGCGGCGCATTTTCCTGACCCACGGCGAAGACGGGGCGCGCGCCGCTTTGCAACAGGCCATGATCAATCACGGGATCGAAGAAAGCAAAATCGCACTCCCGATGCTTGATGACACCGTGACGCTCAAACGCGGGCAGGCAAAACAGGCCGAATTCAAACCGCGCCTGCCTGTTGGCGAGATGTCCCGTGATGACTGGCACAACCGCTATGCCCATAGTGTTACAGAACTTTCTGAAAAACTTCGCGCACTCGACAGCAACGAAAAACGCGAAGCCCTGCTCGAA is part of the Thalassospira lucentensis genome and harbors:
- a CDS encoding MBL fold metallo-hydrolase; the encoded protein is MTVSVTFCGAAGGVTGSCYLLRTDSGDIVVDCGMFQGSKTVRELNYGAFPFKAADIRGVLLTHAHIDHSGLLPKLVKAGFNGPIYATEPTCDLLTYMLPDSGYIQETEVERLNRRNVRRGRPEVTPIYTREDAEKTLKRLQPVDYHEWREVLPGLRARYWDAGHLLGSASIEIEVDDEAPDGEPRTLRLLFSGDIGTGEAVFNDAPEGPKNIDYLFVESTYGDRNRPEVSDAERREMLAVEVRQAIQAGGNLVIPSFAVARTQELLVDLATLFNRGKLPKADVFVDSPLAQRATEVFAKHLSHDDARALAHPNFHMVPDVEASMQLARVRSGAIILSASGMCDAGRIRYHLKNNLWRPECTVLMVGFQAAGSLGRVLQGGAKHVRIHGDEVDVHARIRTLDIYSGHADQDMLLRWTKERMPISRRIFLTHGEDGARAALQQAMINHGIEESKIALPMLDDTVTLKRGQAKQAEFKPRLPVGEMSRDDWHNRYAHSVTELSEKLRALDSNEKREALLEKVLQDIASA